In a single window of the Bacillus clarus genome:
- the kynB gene encoding arylformamidase — translation MKETQWIDISQPLNNDIATWPGDTPFSYEVSWSKEDSGSVNVGKLTMSIHTGTHIDAPFHFDNDGKKVLDLDINVYVGAARVIDVSGLESIGKKELERFNLEGVERLLLRTSSHGKAQEFPEEIPYLRADIAPFLSVKGIRLIGVDVPSVDPLDDKELAAHQQLCKHGIHILENVVLDHVADGDYELIALPLALTDADGSPVRAVIRPL, via the coding sequence ATGAAAGAAACACAGTGGATTGATATTTCACAACCGTTAAATAATGACATTGCGACATGGCCAGGAGATACACCATTCTCGTACGAAGTTTCATGGTCAAAAGAAGACAGTGGTTCAGTAAATGTCGGAAAGTTAACGATGAGTATTCATACAGGTACTCATATTGATGCACCTTTTCATTTCGATAATGATGGTAAAAAAGTGTTAGATTTAGATATAAACGTATATGTAGGTGCAGCGCGAGTTATCGATGTTTCAGGCTTAGAGAGTATCGGTAAAAAGGAATTAGAAAGATTTAACTTAGAAGGTGTAGAACGATTATTATTACGTACGTCTTCACATGGAAAAGCACAAGAGTTTCCAGAAGAAATTCCATATTTACGTGCTGATATTGCACCGTTTCTTTCAGTTAAGGGTATTCGTTTAATTGGGGTAGATGTACCTTCTGTTGATCCATTAGATGATAAAGAACTAGCAGCACATCAGCAATTATGTAAACATGGGATTCACATTTTAGAAAATGTCGTACTAGATCACGTAGCAGACGGCGATTACGAACTAATCGCATTACCACTTGCATTAACAGATGCAGATGGAAGTCCAGTTCGCGCAGTAATTAGACCATTATAA